A window of Exiguobacterium sp. FSL W8-0210 contains these coding sequences:
- a CDS encoding ECF transporter S component, translating to MQKAAPYSSTRTRQLVITAMSIALVLVATLFINIKLPIASSGGLVHMGTAMLFLIAILFGPRTALIAGAIGMGLFDLISGWTLWAPFTIVARGLQGYIVGRIAWSSRYKGDNPGLNIFAMIVSAPVMLAVYYVCEGILYSNWVAPVASIPGNITQNVVGILVAIPVGIALKKTRFFRNFR from the coding sequence ATGCAAAAAGCAGCACCGTATTCTAGCACTCGTACCCGCCAGCTCGTCATCACTGCGATGTCAATCGCACTTGTTCTTGTTGCGACACTATTCATCAATATCAAACTACCGATCGCTTCAAGCGGCGGTCTCGTTCATATGGGAACAGCGATGCTCTTTCTCATCGCGATTTTATTCGGTCCACGAACAGCACTGATTGCCGGAGCAATCGGTATGGGATTATTTGATCTGATCAGTGGATGGACACTCTGGGCTCCATTTACAATCGTAGCTCGAGGACTCCAAGGATATATTGTCGGGCGTATCGCCTGGTCTTCGCGATACAAAGGAGACAACCCTGGCTTAAATATTTTTGCAATGATTGTTTCTGCTCCTGTCATGCTTGCTGTTTACTATGTTTGTGAAGGTATTCTTTACAGCAACTGGGTCGCACCAGTCGCTTCAATTCCAGGAAACATCACACAAAACGTCGTCGGAATCCTCGTTGCGATTCCAGTCGGGATTGCACTGAAGAAAACGCGTTTCTTCCGTAACTTCCGCTAA
- a CDS encoding GntP family permease gives MPLVIVGIGIVALLVLIMGLKLNTFVSLIIVSFGVALLLGMPLDQIVKTIEAGIGGTLGHLALIFGLGAMLGKLIADAGGAQRIAMTLVARFGEKNIQWAVVVASFIIGIALFFEVGLVLLIPIVFAISRQLRVSILYLGIPMVAALSVTHGFLPPHPGPTVIAGEYKANIGEVLLYGFIVAVPTVIIAGPIFTKIAKRLVPESFTRTGNIASLGEQKEFDLDETPGFGISVFTAMLPVLLMSVATIFTLLQETLGWGENSVISAIEFIGNASTAMLISLLVAVYTMGIARQIPMQTVMESCTTAIAQIGMMLLIIGGGGAFKQVLIDGGVGTFVAQLFEGSALSPILLAWLIAAILRISLGSATVAALSTAGLVIPLLEQSDVNLALVVLATGAGSLIASHVNDAGFWMFKEYFGLSLKETFATWTVLETIISVCGLGFVLLLSLVV, from the coding sequence ATGCCTTTAGTCATCGTAGGAATTGGGATCGTCGCGTTGCTCGTTCTCATCATGGGGTTGAAATTAAATACGTTCGTCTCACTCATCATCGTTTCCTTTGGCGTTGCACTACTACTCGGCATGCCGCTCGATCAGATCGTCAAAACGATCGAAGCTGGTATCGGAGGAACGCTTGGTCACTTGGCACTGATCTTTGGTCTTGGTGCCATGCTTGGAAAGCTGATCGCTGACGCCGGGGGGGCGCAGCGAATCGCCATGACGCTTGTCGCTCGATTCGGGGAAAAGAACATCCAGTGGGCAGTCGTCGTCGCTTCATTCATCATCGGGATCGCCCTCTTCTTCGAAGTCGGACTCGTCCTGTTGATTCCAATCGTCTTTGCGATTTCACGTCAGCTCCGCGTCTCGATCCTGTATCTCGGGATCCCGATGGTCGCAGCCCTGTCTGTCACGCACGGCTTCTTACCACCTCACCCGGGTCCGACCGTCATCGCTGGGGAATATAAAGCCAATATCGGGGAAGTCTTATTGTATGGTTTCATCGTTGCTGTTCCGACGGTCATCATTGCCGGTCCTATCTTTACGAAAATCGCCAAACGACTCGTTCCTGAATCGTTTACACGGACAGGAAATATCGCGTCACTCGGGGAACAAAAAGAATTTGATTTAGACGAGACACCAGGCTTCGGCATCAGTGTCTTCACGGCGATGCTACCGGTTCTTTTGATGTCGGTCGCAACGATCTTCACGCTCTTACAAGAAACACTCGGTTGGGGTGAAAATAGTGTCATCTCGGCGATTGAATTCATCGGGAACGCTTCAACGGCGATGTTGATTTCATTACTCGTCGCGGTCTACACGATGGGGATCGCGCGTCAGATTCCGATGCAAACGGTCATGGAATCTTGTACGACGGCGATTGCTCAAATCGGGATGATGCTATTGATCATCGGCGGTGGCGGTGCCTTCAAACAAGTCTTGATTGACGGTGGTGTTGGGACGTTCGTCGCACAATTATTTGAAGGATCAGCGTTATCTCCGATTCTACTCGCTTGGTTGATCGCTGCGATTCTCCGGATCTCACTCGGTTCCGCGACAGTCGCTGCTTTATCAACGGCAGGTCTCGTCATTCCGTTACTGGAGCAATCCGACGTCAACTTAGCGCTCGTCGTTCTCGCGACTGGTGCAGGTAGTCTGATCGCTTCACACGTCAATGATGCAGGATTCTGGATGTTTAAAGAGTATTTCGGATTATCATTAAAAGAAACGTTTGCGACATGGACTGTGCTTGAGACGATCATTTCCGTTTGTGGACTTGGGTTCGTTCTTCTCCTCAGCCTCGTCGTCTAA
- a CDS encoding malate:quinone oxidoreductase: MSSMPKKTDVILIGAGVMSATLGVLLKELAPEINIKVFEKLASAGEESSNEWNNAGTGHAALCELNYTTENADGSIDISKAVKVNEQFQLSRQFWSHLVKEGVLPNPKEFIMPIPHMSMVEGTENVEFLKKRLEALSANPLFAGMEYSEDPAKLAEWIPLIMNGRTSPEPIAATKIDSGTDVNFGALTRILFEYLAQHDVAINYQHGVEDLKRVDGGWEVKVKNERDHRIEHHTAQFVFIGGGGGSLPLLQKTGIEESKQIGGFPVSGLFLVCKNPEIIEQHHAKVYGKAKVGAPPMSVPHLDTRYIDGKKSLLFGPFAGFSPKFLKTGSNLDLIASVKPNNVLTMLAAGAKEMGLTKYLIEQVLLSTEQRMNELREFIPNAKTEDWDVVVAGQRVQVIKDTPQGKGTLQFGTEVVSAADGSVAALLGASPGASTAVPVMLEVLAKCFPSELPTWEAKIKEMIPSYGISLVEHPELFEQIHAETAKTLELEQGQPIR, from the coding sequence ATGAGCAGTATGCCTAAAAAAACAGACGTTATTTTAATTGGTGCCGGAGTCATGAGCGCGACGTTAGGGGTCTTATTAAAAGAACTCGCGCCTGAGATCAACATCAAGGTATTCGAGAAACTCGCGAGTGCCGGGGAAGAGAGCTCGAACGAGTGGAACAATGCTGGAACAGGTCACGCCGCACTATGCGAACTGAACTATACGACGGAAAATGCCGATGGTTCGATCGATATCAGTAAAGCGGTCAAAGTAAACGAACAGTTCCAACTGTCACGTCAATTCTGGTCGCATCTCGTCAAGGAAGGTGTCTTGCCGAATCCGAAAGAATTCATCATGCCGATTCCACATATGAGTATGGTTGAAGGAACGGAAAACGTCGAATTCCTGAAAAAACGATTGGAAGCGCTATCAGCGAATCCGTTGTTTGCGGGAATGGAATATTCAGAGGATCCAGCGAAATTAGCCGAGTGGATTCCACTCATCATGAACGGTCGGACGTCACCAGAGCCGATCGCTGCGACAAAAATCGATTCAGGAACGGACGTCAACTTTGGTGCGTTGACACGAATCCTGTTTGAATATCTCGCACAACACGATGTAGCGATCAACTATCAGCATGGTGTCGAGGATTTGAAGCGTGTTGACGGGGGTTGGGAAGTCAAAGTGAAGAATGAGCGCGATCACCGGATCGAGCATCATACGGCGCAGTTCGTCTTCATTGGAGGTGGCGGCGGTAGTCTACCGTTGCTCCAAAAAACAGGCATCGAGGAATCGAAGCAAATCGGTGGTTTCCCGGTCAGTGGTTTATTCCTCGTTTGTAAAAATCCTGAGATCATCGAACAGCACCATGCGAAAGTCTACGGAAAAGCGAAAGTCGGAGCACCGCCGATGTCAGTACCACACTTGGATACACGATACATCGATGGGAAGAAATCACTTCTCTTCGGACCGTTTGCTGGTTTCTCACCGAAGTTCCTTAAGACAGGATCGAATCTTGATTTGATCGCGTCCGTTAAACCGAACAACGTCTTGACGATGCTTGCTGCGGGAGCCAAAGAGATGGGATTGACGAAGTATCTGATCGAACAAGTCCTCTTGTCGACGGAACAACGGATGAACGAATTACGAGAGTTCATCCCGAATGCGAAGACAGAAGACTGGGATGTCGTCGTCGCTGGTCAACGTGTCCAAGTCATCAAGGATACACCACAAGGAAAAGGGACACTCCAGTTCGGAACAGAAGTCGTCAGTGCAGCCGACGGATCTGTCGCTGCCTTACTCGGGGCGTCTCCAGGTGCCTCAACAGCGGTACCGGTCATGCTCGAAGTACTCGCGAAATGTTTTCCGTCCGAACTACCGACGTGGGAAGCAAAAATCAAGGAGATGATTCCGTCTTACGGGATCTCACTCGTTGAACATCCGGAATTGTTCGAACAGATCCATGCCGAAACAGCAAAAACGCTCGAACTCGAACAAGGTCAACCGATTCGCTAA
- the gnd gene encoding decarboxylating NADP(+)-dependent phosphogluconate dehydrogenase, whose protein sequence is MQHSIGVIGLGVMGRNLALNMASHQEEVAIYNYTRDLTDDLVAHDEGLPLHPYYDIEAFVQSLARPRKIFMMVTAGSAIDSVIESLLPHLETGDIIMDGGNSHFLDTERRFDELQRHGIEYIGVGVSGGEVGARTGPAIMPGGSKAAYEHVAPILTKIAAHVEGDPCCVYIGPKGAGHFVKMVHNGIEYADMQLIAEAYSFLRFRLGLDVTEVADIFAEWNEGELKSYLIEITADILRKTDDETGQPLIDVILDQAGQKGTGKWTSLQAIDNGIASSIITEALFARYLSAIKEERVAASAVLKGPEDLSTLERDAWVERIRQALYMGKVAAYAQGFTQYRTSSELYDWNLRLEEIALIFRGGCIIRADFLNVISEAFKNDANLSNLMLAPFFAEKVQAYQESLRHVVSEGALSGFALPSLSTSLTYYDSYRTANSNANMLQAQRDYFGAHTYARTDREGIFHTDWQ, encoded by the coding sequence ATGCAACATTCTATCGGAGTCATCGGGCTTGGCGTCATGGGACGCAACCTGGCACTGAATATGGCGAGTCATCAAGAAGAAGTCGCCATCTATAACTACACACGTGATTTAACGGACGATCTCGTCGCACATGATGAGGGACTACCTCTTCATCCGTACTATGACATTGAAGCATTCGTTCAATCACTCGCTCGCCCACGTAAAATCTTCATGATGGTCACGGCTGGTAGCGCGATTGATTCGGTCATCGAATCGTTGCTTCCACATCTCGAAACAGGCGATATCATCATGGATGGTGGGAACTCTCACTTCCTCGATACAGAGCGTCGTTTCGACGAGTTACAACGCCACGGGATCGAATACATCGGCGTCGGTGTATCGGGTGGTGAAGTCGGTGCGCGGACCGGTCCTGCGATCATGCCGGGTGGATCGAAAGCAGCTTATGAACATGTCGCACCGATCTTGACGAAGATCGCTGCTCACGTCGAAGGAGATCCATGTTGTGTTTATATTGGTCCGAAAGGCGCTGGTCACTTCGTCAAAATGGTCCATAACGGCATCGAGTATGCGGACATGCAACTGATTGCTGAAGCGTATAGCTTCCTCCGTTTCCGTCTTGGACTCGACGTCACGGAAGTCGCGGACATCTTCGCTGAATGGAACGAAGGTGAACTGAAAAGTTACTTGATTGAGATCACAGCGGATATCCTCCGAAAAACGGATGACGAGACAGGGCAACCGTTGATTGATGTCATTCTCGATCAAGCCGGTCAAAAAGGAACTGGAAAATGGACGAGCCTGCAAGCCATTGATAATGGGATCGCCTCTTCGATCATTACAGAAGCCCTGTTCGCGCGTTACCTTTCAGCTATCAAAGAAGAACGCGTCGCAGCGTCTGCTGTCCTAAAGGGACCAGAAGACTTGTCAACGCTTGAGCGAGACGCGTGGGTCGAACGGATTCGTCAAGCGCTTTATATGGGGAAAGTTGCCGCATACGCGCAAGGCTTCACCCAGTACCGAACGTCGTCTGAGTTGTATGACTGGAACTTACGCCTCGAGGAGATCGCCTTGATCTTCCGTGGTGGATGTATCATCCGGGCCGACTTCTTGAACGTCATCAGTGAAGCATTCAAAAATGATGCGAACCTCTCGAACTTGATGCTCGCCCCGTTCTTCGCTGAGAAAGTACAGGCGTATCAAGAATCGTTACGTCACGTCGTTTCCGAGGGTGCATTATCTGGTTTTGCACTCCCATCTCTATCGACGTCACTGACGTATTACGATAGCTACCGGACAGCGAATTCGAATGCCAACATGTTGCAAGCACAACGCGATTATTTCGGTGCTCACACGTATGCTCGGACAGACCGCGAAGGGATCTTCCACACGGACTGGCAATAA
- the ahpC gene encoding alkyl hydroperoxide reductase subunit C, producing MSLIGSEVKPFSASAFHNGEFVDLTDANLRGKWSVVCFYPADFTFVCPTELEDLQNQYATLKALDVEVYSVSTDTHFTHKAWHETSETIGKIEYVMIGDPSHVISRNFEVLNEQDGLADRGTFIIDPDGVIQTVEINAGGIGRDASTLVNKIKAAQYVRNNPGEVCPAKWEEGSATLTPSLDLVGKI from the coding sequence ATGTCTTTAATCGGAAGTGAAGTAAAACCATTCAGTGCATCAGCATTCCACAACGGAGAATTCGTTGACCTAACGGATGCCAACCTTCGCGGTAAATGGAGTGTCGTATGTTTCTACCCTGCAGACTTTACATTCGTTTGCCCGACAGAACTCGAAGATCTCCAAAACCAATACGCAACACTCAAAGCGCTTGACGTTGAAGTTTACTCTGTTTCAACAGATACGCATTTCACACATAAAGCATGGCACGAAACGTCAGAAACAATCGGTAAAATCGAGTACGTCATGATCGGCGACCCATCACACGTCATCTCACGTAACTTCGAAGTCTTGAACGAACAAGATGGTCTTGCTGACCGCGGTACGTTCATCATCGACCCAGACGGCGTCATCCAAACAGTTGAGATCAACGCAGGCGGCATCGGTCGTGATGCGAGCACGCTCGTCAACAAAATCAAAGCAGCACAATATGTACGTAACAATCCAGGCGAAGTCTGCCCAGCGAAATGGGAAGAAGGCTCTGCAACACTCACACCAAGCCTTGACCTCGTCGGAAAAATTTAA
- a CDS encoding cryptochrome/photolyase family protein, which produces MATRWIFGNQLNHDLPLLKEANKQDDVILMVEATSRSKWKTYHKQKLVLVFSAMRHFAEELREKGFTVDYREADSFDQAFQAHRKDHDPDHVFYTAITDEPMRKAMHKWQDALPKKIKVEVCSDVPLFLLTQEEAVEAIGDKPYKMDRFYRKLRKERNVLMNGSKPIGGKWSFDAENRKPAKSGTTFPDPVQFRPDRITKDVIDKVERDFSNHPGALDSFHWPVTRKEATRALHRFIEERLETFGTYQDAMLTGEDTLSHSLLSAAINLGLLTPEEVIRQVEAALEDQDAPLNAVEGFIRQILGWREYMRAVYLAEMPDYASVNALRHEADLPDFFGTGKTNMNCVAESLRPVVEHAHNHHIQRLMVLGNFANLFAISPQQTADWFNEMYIDAYDWVVLPNVLGMALHADGGTLSTKPYIASANYIHKMSDYCKGCPFHQKDMLGEDACPFNALYWDFIDRHEKRFSDNPRMSMMYRQWGKRDADSKRDIRKKAKALRKQLQDGAFDTP; this is translated from the coding sequence ATGGCGACACGCTGGATATTCGGCAATCAATTGAATCACGATCTCCCTTTATTGAAGGAAGCAAACAAACAAGACGACGTCATCCTGATGGTCGAAGCGACCTCGCGCTCCAAGTGGAAGACGTACCATAAACAAAAGCTCGTCCTCGTCTTCTCAGCGATGCGACATTTTGCGGAAGAACTGCGCGAAAAAGGCTTCACCGTCGATTACCGGGAAGCCGATTCGTTCGATCAGGCATTCCAGGCGCACCGGAAAGATCATGATCCGGATCATGTATTCTATACGGCGATCACGGACGAACCGATGCGAAAGGCGATGCACAAGTGGCAAGACGCTTTACCGAAGAAAATCAAGGTCGAGGTCTGTTCCGACGTACCGTTATTTTTACTGACACAGGAAGAAGCGGTCGAAGCAATCGGCGACAAGCCCTACAAGATGGACCGTTTTTATCGCAAACTGCGCAAGGAACGAAACGTTCTCATGAACGGCTCTAAACCGATCGGTGGAAAGTGGTCGTTTGACGCCGAGAACCGGAAACCGGCGAAGTCCGGGACGACGTTTCCCGATCCCGTTCAGTTTCGCCCTGATCGCATCACAAAGGATGTCATCGACAAGGTCGAACGTGATTTTTCCAATCATCCGGGAGCACTTGATTCCTTTCATTGGCCGGTCACGCGAAAGGAAGCGACGCGGGCTCTCCATCGCTTCATCGAAGAACGACTCGAGACGTTCGGGACATATCAAGACGCTATGCTGACCGGCGAAGATACGTTATCGCATTCGCTCTTATCAGCAGCAATCAATCTCGGTCTATTGACACCGGAAGAGGTCATTCGTCAAGTCGAGGCAGCCCTTGAAGATCAAGATGCTCCGCTCAATGCGGTCGAAGGTTTCATTCGGCAAATCCTCGGCTGGCGCGAGTACATGCGTGCCGTCTACCTAGCCGAGATGCCGGACTATGCTTCCGTCAATGCGCTACGGCATGAAGCGGATCTACCCGACTTTTTTGGGACCGGGAAAACGAACATGAACTGTGTCGCTGAATCGTTACGTCCCGTCGTCGAACATGCGCATAATCACCATATCCAACGCTTGATGGTGCTCGGAAACTTCGCTAATCTGTTTGCGATCTCGCCGCAACAGACAGCAGACTGGTTCAATGAGATGTACATCGATGCCTACGATTGGGTCGTCTTACCGAACGTCCTCGGGATGGCGCTTCATGCCGATGGGGGAACGTTATCGACCAAACCGTACATTGCTTCGGCGAATTACATCCATAAGATGAGTGATTATTGCAAGGGATGTCCGTTCCATCAAAAGGACATGCTCGGAGAGGACGCTTGTCCGTTTAACGCCTTGTACTGGGACTTCATCGACCGGCACGAAAAACGCTTCTCTGATAATCCGCGGATGTCGATGATGTATCGGCAATGGGGAAAACGCGATGCGGACAGCAAACGCGATATTCGAAAGAAAGCGAAAGCACTTCGGAAACAACTACAGGATGGCGCCTTCGATACACCATAA
- the ahpF gene encoding alkyl hydroperoxide reductase subunit F gives MALAPDIKAQLAQYLELLEGDLVLAVSAGTDAVSLEMSALVEEIASMTPRISVEQASLPRTPSFTVNRVGETSGITFAGIPLGHEFTSLVLALLQVSGRAPKVDADVIKQIQGIQETYHFESYISLSCHNCPDVVQALNVMSVLNPNISHTMIDGAAFKEEVEQKEIMAVPTVFVNGEAFGNGRMSLEEILAKLGTGADASDFADKDPYDVLVVGGGPAGSSAAIYAARKGIRTGIVAERFGGQVMDTMSIENFISMKYTEGPKLVASLEEHVKEYGIDVMNLQRATRLEKKDLLELELENGAVLKTKSLILSTGARWRNVGVPGELEFKNKGVAYCPHCDGPLFEGKRVAVIGGGNSGIEAAIDLAGIVKHVTVLEFAPELKADAVLQERLASLPNVTVVVNAQTKEITGTDKVNGITYMERETNVERHIELEGVFVQIGLVPNTDWLGETVNRNKFGEVQVDRHGATNVPGVFAAGDCTDSAYKQIIISMGSGATAALGAFDHLIRN, from the coding sequence ATGGCTTTAGCACCAGACATTAAAGCACAACTCGCGCAATACCTCGAGCTTCTCGAAGGCGATCTCGTCCTAGCGGTTAGCGCTGGGACAGACGCCGTCTCGCTTGAGATGAGCGCACTCGTCGAAGAGATCGCAAGCATGACACCACGCATCTCCGTCGAGCAGGCAAGCCTTCCCCGGACACCAAGTTTCACAGTCAACCGTGTCGGTGAGACAAGCGGCATCACGTTCGCGGGAATCCCACTCGGTCATGAGTTCACGTCCCTCGTTCTCGCACTGCTCCAAGTCAGCGGTCGAGCACCGAAGGTCGATGCGGACGTCATCAAGCAGATTCAAGGCATTCAAGAAACGTACCACTTCGAGTCGTACATCAGCTTGAGCTGCCACAACTGCCCAGATGTCGTACAAGCATTGAACGTCATGAGCGTCCTCAACCCGAACATCAGTCACACGATGATTGATGGCGCGGCATTTAAGGAAGAAGTCGAACAAAAAGAGATCATGGCTGTTCCGACGGTCTTCGTCAACGGCGAAGCGTTTGGTAACGGACGGATGTCACTTGAAGAAATCTTGGCGAAGCTTGGCACAGGTGCCGATGCTTCTGATTTCGCTGATAAAGATCCATACGATGTCCTCGTCGTCGGTGGTGGTCCAGCTGGATCGAGTGCTGCCATCTATGCAGCCCGTAAAGGCATCCGGACAGGAATCGTCGCAGAACGCTTCGGTGGACAAGTCATGGATACGATGAGCATTGAGAACTTCATCAGCATGAAGTACACGGAAGGACCAAAACTCGTCGCAAGTCTTGAGGAGCACGTCAAGGAATATGGCATCGACGTCATGAACCTGCAACGGGCAACGCGCCTTGAGAAGAAGGACCTCCTTGAGCTTGAGCTCGAGAACGGTGCCGTCTTGAAAACGAAGAGTTTGATCCTTTCAACAGGTGCACGCTGGCGTAACGTTGGTGTCCCAGGCGAACTCGAATTCAAGAACAAAGGCGTCGCCTACTGCCCACACTGTGATGGTCCGTTGTTCGAAGGAAAACGTGTCGCAGTCATCGGTGGCGGAAACTCAGGAATCGAAGCAGCCATCGATCTCGCAGGAATCGTCAAGCATGTCACAGTCCTTGAGTTCGCACCGGAATTAAAAGCAGACGCTGTTCTTCAAGAACGCCTCGCTTCTCTTCCGAACGTCACGGTCGTCGTCAACGCACAGACGAAGGAAATCACAGGAACGGACAAAGTAAACGGTATCACGTACATGGAGCGCGAAACGAACGTCGAGCGTCACATTGAGCTCGAAGGCGTCTTCGTCCAGATCGGTCTCGTACCGAACACGGACTGGCTCGGTGAAACAGTGAACCGTAACAAGTTCGGTGAAGTCCAAGTCGATCGCCACGGCGCAACGAACGTACCAGGCGTTTTCGCTGCAGGAGACTGCACAGATAGCGCGTATAAACAGATCATCATCTCGATGGGATCTGGTGCAACAGCTGCACTCGGTGCTTTCGATCACTTGATCCGGAATTAA